The segment CCGGTACCAATGATGCTCGCCAAACTACTGCCTGTCGCGGTGCCGTCCAGCGTGAGCCCGAAACCCGACCCGGTGATCGTGCCGGTGTTGGATAAGACGATATTTCCGCTGCTGGCCACGATACTGCTGGTGCTGCCGAGCGTGATGAGGCCGCTGTAGGTGGCGGAGGTGGCCGAGCTGTTGGTCAGCGCGCCGCCACTGGAAACTCCGGTGCCATTGAGGGTCAAGGCCTCAGCCGTGCTCAAGGTAAAGCCATTCAGGTCGAGCGCCGCACCCGAGGTAACGGAGGTTCCGCCCGCGGTTGTCCCCAGCGCGGCGGTACTGCCCAGTTTGAGCGTGCCCACGCTGATAGTGGTTAGGCCGGTAAAGGTGTTGGCCCCCGAGAGCGTCCAGGTGCCCGAACCCGCTTTGGTCAAGGTGCCGGCGCCGGTACCAATAATGCTCGCCAAACTACTGCCTGTCGCGGTGCCGTCCAGCGTGAGCCCGAAACCCGAACCGGTGATCGTGCCGGTATTGGACAGCACGATGTTTCCGCTGCTGGCCACGATACTGCTGGTGCTGCCCAGGGTGATGAGGCCGCTATAGGTGGCGGCGGTGGCCGAGCTGTTGGTCAGGGCACCGCCACTGGAAACTCCGGTGCCATTGAGGGTCAAGGCCTCTGCCGTGCTCAAGGTAAAGCCATTCAGGTCGAGCGCCGCGCCGGAGGCGACCGTGGTGCTACCGTCGATGGTTCCTAGCGCTGCTGTACTACCTAGTTTGAGCGTGCCCGTACTGATGGTGGTCGCGCCGGTAAAGGTGTTCGCTCCCGACAGTGTCAGCGTGCCTGTACCGGCCTTGGTCAACCCGCCCCCGCCGCTGATGATGCCGCTGTAGGTGGCGTCCCGATTGTCGGCATCACCGATGGTGAGAGTGAAGCTGCTGAGCGCGGTGGTGCCGCTGCCGGTCATCGAGTCGATGATCTTGTTGCCGGCGATGGTGAAGTTGCCGCTGTTAGCGACGCCAGAGCTGGTGGCAATCGTGCCCGTGCTGTTCAGGGCCAGCGTGCCCGCGCTGATGGTGGTGGCTCCGGTAAAGGTATTGCCCCCCGACAGTGTCAGCGTGCCTGTACCTGCCTTGGTGAGGCCGCCCGTGCCGCTGATGATGCCGCTATAGGTGGCTGAGGTATTGGTGGCATCACCGATCGTCAGGGTGTTGCTGCCGAGCTCGGTGGTGCCGCTACCGGTCATCGAATCGATGATCTTGTTGCCGGCGATGGTGAAGTTGCCGCTGTTGGCGACGCCGGAGCTGCTCGCAATCGTGCCCGTGCTGTTCAGGCCCAGCGTTCCTGCGCTGATCGTGGTGGCACCGGTATAGGTGTTCACACCACCCAGTGTCAGGGTGCCCGTGCCCGCCTTGGTGAGAGTGCCGCCGCTGCTCGTGAGTGCGCTGGCCCAGGTGACGCTCTGACCGTTGGTGTCCACTTTGTATTGCTGGCTGGCGTCAGTGCTGAAACGGCTGGAATAGTCGGTGATGTTTGCACTGCTGTACTGCAATGTGCCACCGCCAAAAGTGATCGTGCCACTGCTGCCGAGCGCGCCCGAGGAGCCGAGGTTGAGCGTGCCGGCACTGAGCTCCGTCCCGCCGGTGTAGGTGTTGGCCCCAGATAGGGTCAGGGTGCCCGTACCGAGCATGAAGAGTTTGCCGATGGTAAGCGGGTCACTGACGGTGATATCGCCGGCCCCGTTGAAGCGCAAGAAGACGACTCCTGTGATGGCGCTACCCGAGGTCGGGTTGAGGGTCAGCATACCAGCGTCGCTCTGGATTATTGTGTCATTCGTCAGGGTGATGAGACCGGTGAGGGTATTGTTGCCCGACAAGTTGCGAATACTGGTGCCGCCGACGATGGAGATGGCGTCCGCCAGGGTGATGCCGCCGGAGAGTTGGAGGGCTGCGCCGGCGGCAATGGTGACGCCGCCGGCACTGGTGCCGAGCGCACTGCTATGAGTCGCGGCCAGTATGCCTTCACTGATGGTGGTCAGGCCGGTAAAGGTATTGACCCCCGACAGTGTCAGCGTGCCTGTACCAGCCTTGGTCAGTCCGCCCGTGCCACTGATGATGCCGCTGTAGGTGGCTGAGGTATTGGTGGCATCACCGATGGTCAGGGTGTTGCTGCCGAGCGCGGTGGTGCCGCTACCAGTCATCGAATCGATGGTTTTGTTACCGCCGATACTGAAGGCACTGTTGTTGGTAATCCCTGAACTGCTCGCAATCGTACCCGTGCTGTTCAGCGCCAGCGTTCCCGCGCTGATCGTGGTGGCACCGGTATAGGTGTTCACACCACCCAGTGTCAGGGTGCCCGTGCCCGCCTTGGTGAGTGTGCCGCCGCTGCTCGTGAGTGCGCTGGCCCAGGTGACGCTCTGACCGTTGGTATCCACGTTGTAGAGCTGGCTGGAGGCCGTGCTGAAACGGCTGGAGTAGTCGGTGGTGTTTGCACTGCTGTACTGCAAGATGCCACCGCCAAAACTGATCGTGCCACTGCTGCCGATCGCACCCGAGGAGCCGAGGTTCAGCGTGCCGGCATTGAGGGCCGTGCCGCCGGTGAAGGTGTTGGCCCCAGAGAGCGTCAGCGTGCCCGTACCGGCCTTGGTGATATCGCCCCCCGTGCCACTGATGATGCCGCTGTAGGTGGCAGATCTATTGGAGGCATCACCGATCGTCAGGGTGTTGCTGCCCAGATCGGTGGTGCCGCTGCCGGTGAGCGAGTCGATGGTCTTGTTGCCGGCGATACTAAAAGTGTCACCGCTTCCGACGTCGACACCCGAACTGCTTTCAATCGTGCCGGTACTGTTCAGTGCCAGCGTACCGTTACTGATCGTGGTGGCGCCGGTATACGTGTTTGCTGCGCCCAAAGTCCAGGTGCCTGCGCCAAGTTTTATTAGCGAACCGCTGCCACTGATGATGCCGGATACGGTGCCATTTTCACTACCCCGTACCGAAAGGTCGAAACCAGCGGTAGCGATGGTACCGGAAAGCGTGATGTTTCCAGTCAAACTGGCGATACTGGAGTCACTACCTAACGTAATTGGACCGCTGTAGGTGGCGGTGGTTGACGAATCATTGTGCAGTGCACCGACCTCAGTACCATTGTCCAGCCAGTTGCCATTGAGGGTCAAAGCCTCAGCGGTACTCAAGGTAACGCCGTTGAGGTCGAGCGCCGCGCCCGTTGCGATCGTTGTTCCGCTCGCGGTGGTCCCCAGCGCGGTGGTACTCCCCAGGCGTATTCTGCCGTCGTTGATCGTCGTCGTGCCGGTATAGGTGTTGTTACCGCTTAACATCAGCCTGCCGCTACCCTCCTTGATGACGTTGGTCTTGCTGATGTTGCCGCTGTACTCGCCGCCGCTGGTGCCCGGGTTAAAGGTGGTGGTGCCGGTGCCGCTGATCGCTCCGGTACCGTCGATGGTGCCGCCGGCGTTGAGCACAAGATTGAGCGTACCGGTGGAGTTCGAGATGTTGGCATTGACGGCGATGGCCCCAGCGGCGGTGAGAGTGAGGGTGCGCGTACCGGCGGCGGTGCCGGTGGCAATGGCGCTGGCAACGGTGATATCGCCGGCATCGGTCCCCGTGCTGCCGGTGGTGATGGTGACGCTGGTGCCGGCGTTGAGGCTGGTGACGATGCTGCTGGCCAGAATCGTCGAGGTGGCGGTCGGGGTGAAAGTACTGGAATACGCGGTGCCACTCGCTCCACTGGCAGCGATGGTGACGTTGCGCGGGTCGAGCAACCAGTTGCCTGCCTGCCCGGCGCTGGCCGAGGTGTCCACAGTGCCAAAGGCTTGCAGGATATTGTAGCTGGAGGTTTCGACCTGGCCGCCGTCGCCGCTGCTTATGCCACTCGTTGCCGCGATGGTGCCGTGGAAGCCGGTATAGTCATCGGACCACAACACCACCTTGCCGCCATCGCCGTTGGTAATCGCGCTGGCATCAATGCTGGCACCGGCCTCCATGGTGACGACTTTGGCGTGTTTGAGCGTGCCACCGCCCATCCAGTCGCCGCCCACCAAGACCTCGCCACCGCCGGTGGCTCCCGTCGCCGTGATCTGGCTGCTGCTGGTCAGGCTGATGTCATCGCCTTCGAGCCAGATGCGCCCGCCCTTTTCAGTGAGGCTGCTGGCCGAGAGGGTGCCGCTGTGGCGGATGACGCCACCCTGCAGGCTGCTGACAGCCTGCGCCGAGAGGATGATCAGGCCACCGGGGGCGAGCACGGCGTTGTTGTTTTCCACCAGCGCGGCGATCTGGCTCGGGGTGGCGGTCAGGCCGGCCAGCGTCCCGTTTCCGGCGAAGTTAAGGCTAATGGCTTCACCCGAAGCCAGCGCCACGGTACCGGACTGGGCAATGATAACACCGTCGTTGCGCACGTCCGGCGCCAGCAGCGCGATGTAGCCGCCCAGCGCAGCCCTCAGTTCGCCAGCGTTGCTCACGCTGCCCGTCGCTCCGTTGCGCTCAAAGGTGGTACCCCCGGCCATGAAGTCATCGACGCCGATGCGGTGGGTGGTGGCGACGAGTCCGCCCACATCGACACTCGCGCCGGGGGCAAAGACCACGCCATTGGGATTGGTGAGAAAAACCTGCCCCGGTGCGGTGATGCGGCCAAAAATCTGGCTGGGGTTGCTGTCGAGTACGCGGTTGAGGGTAACGCTGCTGCTGGACGGCTGGTTGAAGTTAACTTGGGCGGCACTGCCGACGTTGAAGGTGGCCCAGTCGATGGCGGCGCGGGCGGTGGACTGGTTGATATTCAGCACGGCGGCGTCTTGTGTCAGGGATGCCGAGCCGGCCACGACACTGCCGCCGGTGGGCAACTGATTGGCCGCCACCTGTGCCCACGTGGGCGCAGGCAGGACGGCGCCGATGAAGGCGAAGCAGGCGAGTGCCACCCAGGTGGTGGTGAGTTCGTTACAGAAGAGGAAGAACCGGTAGAAAGAAGTCATCAGGAGGCGTGGGCGCGGAATCAGAACGGCAGGGTGGCGGTGAGCCAGAAGCGGCCTTTTTCCAGTGAGCCGTCCTGGTCCTTGCCGGTGGTGGTGTCGCGGTTGGGGTTTTCGCCCAAGCGGTGGGCGTAGGTGCCCTTCAGGGTGAGGCCGGCCGGACCGATCCAGGCGAGCGAGACGCCCAGGCCGTCGAGTTCGTAGCGGTTGAGCGCGGGGGCGCCGGCAAAGCGGTTGTCGGTGTTGAGGGTGGCGCTGCCCCAGTCGTAAAAGCCGGTCACCACGAGGTTGGCCCTGGCGCGCCAGCGCAATTCGACGTTGAGCATCGTGCCCTCACTGCCGCCACCTTCGTTGGACGGGTAGGCCCGCACGCCGTTGGCCCCGCCAAGGAAGAACTTTTCGGAGGAATCGAGGTTCTTGCTGGCAAACTGCCCGGTGAGCAGGACGTAAAGTGAGAAATTAGTGGTCAGTGCCTGCTGGCGCGACAGGGAGTAGCGCAGCTTGCTATAGCGGCCGTGGGTCTGCGTGGTCGCCGCATCGGCGGCTTGGTTCGGCGAGCCGTCCAGGTCGGCATTACCCGCGGTGAGGGTCAGGCTGGCCTGGTTGGCGCCGCCGCCGCCCCATTTGTCGAACCGGTTGCCCATCAGGCCGGCACTCAAGTTGCGCACCCCGTACGCAGTGGTGGTGGCCGCGTTGGCCTCGTTGTCGAAGGTCTTGTCGTCGTAGGCAGCGGACAGATACAGGTTTTGGGCGCGACTGCGCAGCAGCGGATACTGCGCATCGAGGCCGGCACTGGTGGAATTGCCGTTGATCTTAGCGGCGGCGAATTCGGCGGTGACCACGTCGTACTCCAGACGCGAGGCGTTGATGCCAAGTCGCAGGCCGTCGTAACCGACGGGGGCGGAATAGGCCAAACGAGCGTAATCGCTGCCCTCGCTATGCATGAGATTGGCGCCGAGCTGGTCACCGAGTTGCAGGGGGCTGTTGAGGAAAACGGTGGCGGTAACGCGTTCGCTGCCGGTTGCGCGAGCGCCGGTATTGTCCACACCCACTTCGCCGGTGAGCAGAGGCTCGTCGGCCATTTTCAGCAGCAGGTCCGTTTCGGCCTGGCCACTACCCGGGGTGAGGTTGCCGGAGGCAGCGATGCCCGGCAGGTCGTCGAGCACCAGCAAGGCGCGATCGAGCGCGGCGGCGTTGATCGGCTGTCCGGCCGGCTGGGCGGCCAAGAGGGTAGCTTCGGCGCGAGCGGGGGTCAGGCGCCGAGGCGGGTTGCCTTCGATGCGCAGCTGGCCGAAGCGGCCCTCGACAATTTGCAAAGTGACGATCCCGTCGGTGATTTCCTGCCGGGGCAGATAGACGCGCACCAGCCAGCCTGCGGCGCGGTAGGCTTCGCTGACCGCAGTGGTGGCCTGCTGCAAGCCGGCGAAGTCGAGCGGGCGCTGCAGGAAGGAGGCGACAGCCGCGTCGAGTTGCGCGGGCGATAGCAGGGTGTTTCCGGCAAACCGAAATTGGGTGACGTTCACGCTAAAGCCGGGGGCGGCTTTGTAGTCCTGAGGGACGGTGGAGAGCGGCTTCTTTTCGACCGGCAGAGGCGTGGGCAACTGCTGCTCGATTTGCTGGCGCAAGGTGCCGGCGTCGGGAGGTGTCTGAGCGTGCGCGGTTAAAAAACCAAGCAACATGGCCAAGCTGAACGGATAGTGGATATTACGTGCCACTCAGGGGTATCGTCACGGGCGAGCGGAAACTTGAGGGAGAAAAAGGACGATTGGCCGGCAGCAGGGCGGCGGCAGGGCTGAACCAGCCATCACTGGATAACCCATTTAATTGACTTAAAGTCGCTTAGGGTAAAAGTCGGGGCCGTTAATGATTTCGGTGGGTAGCGAGCACCACCAAGGTCGCCCGCGGAGGCCCGATCGATCTCGGACTCAAACCGTTAACCACTGATGAGCACTGATGTGCACTGATAAATCCACCCCGTTGAAGATTGCTCAAGTGTCACAGTTACGGCCTTCGATTACGCGTATCGAATTCGTAACGCTATTTAACCGATGAAGCAGGTTAACCACCGTGGGGCAAAGACCGGCACCTGATTTTCGATTGGAGCGGTTTGCGTTTTATCAGTGGCGATCAGTGTCCATCAGTGGTTAGCCGGTTCGTTGCCTTGTCCGACTCAGACGATCCACCCGAAACGTCGAGGAACCAAATCTCTGGTTCAAGGACTTGTTCTCGGATCGGGCTAAAATCACCGCGCCATGCCGACATACGCAGACTGCACGGCTCGAAATCACCCCAAAAGCATTACCATAACGGAGGCGCTGCCTCCATTTTGAGACTCGAAATGGACCCAATCCCTCGTTTTTTCAAGAAGCCGGCCGACACCTTTTCATCCTAGTAGGTAGCGCACTTCGATTCGCATCTGCCTATACTGCAATATCAAAGGAACTCCATCGTTTTAGCCGCGAAAGAACGCAAAGAGCGCATAGACATACAGGGTTTGTTCTTTGCGTTCTCTGCGTTCTTTTGCGGCTAAACTGCCTTGGTTTTATCCGGCAAGTTCAAAGTCCGCCCTGAGGATCTCCGCGGACTGCGGGCCTTTGGTGAAGATTACCCGGAGGCGAGTCGGTATCTGCTCTATCGCGGGCGCGAACGCATTCAGCGTGAAGGGGTGCTCTGTATGCCGATCGACGAATTCCTCTTGGCGCTCAGGCCGGGGGTGTTTCCGGCTTGAGGCAACACGGCCCCAGCAGAAATCATCAAAGCGCTGCGCCTCACCGCACTAAAGACGATAACCCCGTCTCGATTTGGGAAACTCTCCGCGTTGTTCATGGGTCCATCCTTTTTATGAAAACCCCTATTGTCATCTTGCTGCTTTGCGCGGGCCTGCTGGCTGCAACTGGGTGCCAGAACTTTGAGTACCGCGTGAAGCAAAAAGCCGCCTTGGTCGCCACGCTCGATGGCGCCACGCAAGCGCGGTTAAAGGCGGGCGAGATCCGCCTCGGCGACAGCGAGGACCTGGTTTACCTGGCACGCGGAAAACCCGACGAAAAAAAGCTGACCACCACGGCCAGCGGCGAAACCACCACGTGGGTTTATAACCGCTATTGGCAGGAGTACCGGGGGGAAACCGCCGGCGGGTTTCAGCCCCGAGTGCGCCGCGACCCGACCACCGGCGCGACCACCACCTATATGGAGCCGGTTTATCGGCCGGTTTACACCGATCGATCCCAAGCAGTCCTGCGGGTGACGTTCACTGAGGGAAAAGTCTCCGCGATCGAGCGCCCCCAGTCTTGAGCGGAGCGCGAAGGGCGAACGGGCGCGTTTTACTCTATTGAATCAAGGTGGCTAAATTACTGCGGAGGGATGCCTGGGTGCAGGCCATGCCCCCTGAGGGACGACCTCCGTGTCGTCCGTGATCGGGAAGTAGCGCAGACTTCCAGTCTGCTCCGCGTCAGCCCGGGGCAAGGGCTCAAAGCAGACTGGAAGTCTGCGCTACTTTTAGGGGTGTTCGAGCCAGCCCACACGGAGGTGGGCCCTCCCTCGATCACGGCCATGCAGTTACCCACTCAAACCGGTTCCGTGCGGCTAATTTTGAAAGGGACAGGCGATTTATTTGCCCATTTCCGAGGGCAGCGTGTAAACGAGGAAGCCCGCGTTCTCGTAGCGCAACTGGGCCGACGGCGGGACGTCACCGCGCCGACTGGGGGAGAGTAACAGGTAGGACGGCTTAAAATCGCGGATGAGCCGGTGCAGGGAATCAGGGGCAACCCCGCGTACGCTGACCGTGGGGTGATGGTGCCACCACGTCGCTTCGGTGCCGCCGTCGAGCGGGTCACTGAAGGCGATCAGCACGCCGGGCGGTTGGGTTTTGAGGTAGGCGGCGGCGGCGCGCATCTGCTGGTAGTCGCGCAGGTGTTCGCGGTCGTAGGCGTAGTATTTGGCAGGGGAGCCGGTCAGTGCGATTTGCACGGCCCAGAAGGCGAGGCAGGCGAGTGCGGTAACGGCCAACAGGGTTCGGGTGGCGGTCCGGTGGCGGAGACGAGTGAGGAGTTGCGCGCCGCCGAGGGTGGCGAGAATCAGCACAAAGGGCAGGATGAGAACAAGGAAGCGGTACTTGAACTCGGGCCAGCCCAGGCAGGGCGCGGCGATGGCCAAAACCACGGCGAGCAGACTCAGGAGCGAGCGGCGTTGTGCGGCCGGTGTACGCCACAGGGTGAAGCCAAAAAAGGCGGCCAGGCCGAGGCCGAAGACGCCTGTTTCCAGTCCAAGATGCAGCAGAAAGTGTCCGCTGCTGGCGAGGGCGAGGCTCAGGTAGGGGCCCACGTGCTGCCAGCCGAGTGCGCCCACGGCGTAATGGATGCCGGACGGATCGTCCTGGATCGTCACGAGACCGAGTTTACCGGGCAGATAAAAGGTCGAAGTGGAATGGAGCAGGGTTCCGAAGTGGGTGTAGTTCCAGGCCAAGAGGGGCGCAAGGAGCAGGGCTGTTGTTACGAGGTAACCGGTGAGCAGGCGCAGGCGAGAGCGCGTGCCGGGGTGGGGGTTGAGGGCGAGGCCAAAGAGGCCGGCGGGCACCAACAACATGCCGGCGCCGTGGACTTGCCAGGCGAGCGTTGCGCCGAAGCCGGCGAGCAGGGCGCGCTGCCAATCGGGGCGGTCGTTGGCGAGGATCGCCAGCGCCACGGCGAGGGCCCCGGCTGCGACTGCAATGTAGGGGCTGCCGTTGGCGGAAAAATCCACCAGCATCGGGTGTAACGCGAGCACCAGACCGACCACGGTGATGCGCGCGTTGACGGAGGAGGCCTGGGGCTGGGCCGACGCGGTGCCGATGACGGGTGCCTGTGGGTTTTGGAGGAGCGAACGGGCCAGCGCCATGCCGAGCGCGATGACCGCCAAACCGCACAGAAGCCCGAGGATTTTGAGGGCGGTAAATTCATCGAGCCCGACCGGTAGCGAGGCGAGCAGGCCGGCCAGCCATGACCACGCGGGCGGGTGCTGGCTGACGGGGGAACTTAACGTGAGGTACGGCGTAGGATCGAAAAAATCGAACTTGCCGGGGTAATCGAGGCGGCCGGTTTCGCTCCACTGGCGGGCGACTAGGGCGTACAGGTTAACATCGCCAAAAAGCCGGTCGTTCCAGGCGAAGGCAATGAGGCGAGTGAGCAAGCCGAGGCCGAGGATGGGCCAGAGCCAGGAACGGGCGCGGGGCGCGGCGGGCGGCACTTGCCGCGTCGTTCCGCTGGGATCGTTCGCGGCCGAATCGTGAGCCGACGCGCTCTCAATCTCCGCTGTCGATCGACTGGGTTCGGGTGAGGGCATCAAACGAGGTCAGGCGCGGGAATTAAGGCCGGCGGCGAGCGTGGCGAGGGCGCGGTCAAGGCGTTGCAGGGCATCGTCGATGTCGGCATCGGTCATCGCTGCACTGATAAACCAGTTGTGGTGCGGGTGAATAAACACCCCTTCCGCCACCGCCGCTGCACACAGGTTTTGCGTGCGCAGAAACGACGGGTCGTCGGCCACCCGCACGTAGGGCATCGCCGGCGGACCGCTCGCCGCCAGCGGGATTCCGTGTTTGGCCCCAAGCGCCAAAAAGCCGTCCACAAAACGTCGACCGGTGGCGGCGAGTTTTTCGGGGATTTTGTCGCGCTCGATGATCGCCAGAGTGGACAACGCCGCCGCCATGGGCGCGGGGTCGTTCCAGTAGCTGCCGGTTAAAAACACGCGGCTGGCGGCGGCTTGGTGAACTGCACGCCCGACGCAGGCCGAAAGCGGGTGGCCGTTGGCGAGGGCTTTGCAGTAAACGGCCAGGTCGGGCGTGTAGCCGTAAACCGTATGCGAGCCGTCGCTGGACAGGCGGAAGCCGCAGCGCACGTCGTCCAAGATGAGCAGCGCACCGTTCTCGCGGCAGAGGCGGTTGGCGGCGGCCACGAATTCCGGCGTGGGCAACTGGGAGTCCGCGTAGGCCGGGTGGTGGAAGGGCGTGAGCATCAGGCCGGCGACTGCGCCTCGGTGGCGGGCGAAGAGTGCTTCGAGCGCGGCGACGTCGTTGAAGGCAAATTCGTGGATGTGCGTGCGGTCCTCGGGAAGGAGGCCGCCGTGGCCGGGGGTGCACCAGGCTTGGGTGCCGTGGTAGGCGCCGGCAATTTTGAGGATTTTGGGGCGGCCGGTGACTTCGCGTGCGACCATGATCGACCAGGTGGTGAGGTCGGCGCCGTTTTTTCCAAACACGGCCCAGTCTGCGAAATCGATGCGGGCGGTCAGGGCTTCGGCCAACTCGACGAGCAGTGAAGTCGGGTGGTTAAAGGCGGCGCCAAGTCGGCGGGCGGCATCGGCTGCGGCCTCAACTTCGGGGTGGTGGTAGCCGAGCACGATCGGGCCGTAGCCGCCCATGAAGTCGATAAACGTGTTGCCGTCGACATCGCGGTAGCGGCAGCCAAAGCCCTCGGCGGCAAAATACGGCACCGCACCCGGCACCGTGGCTGCCGGTGTAGTGTGGCCGTAAATACCGCCGGGAATCACGGCGGCGGCGCGGCGGAAAAGGGCGTGGGATTGGGTGAAGTTCAAAGGACGCTGGGAGCTACTGACTACGGATTGGTTGCACACGAAACACACTAAAAAACACGAAAAACGGATGGGGGACTCGGAGTTTTTTAACCGCTAATAGGCGCTAATAGGCGCTAATGGTTCGGATCTACTCACTACTCGCTACCCGCTACTGTTTTTTGAGCAGCTTGCCGACTTTGAGCATGAGGATTCCTAGGTTTTCGGCTAGAGGGAGATGTCCTTCGATGCGGAGGGTGCCGAGGCCGAGCGCGGCGGGGGCGTCGAGGCGGTGGTCCAATTCGGCGAGGACGGTGGCGATGTTGGCGAAGGTGATACGGGCGGTGACGGGCGTGGCGGGTTCACCGGTGCCGACGGTGAGCGTGGCGAGGTCGATCCAGAGCGTGGCGGGCAAGGCGGGACAGGTGAAGATGACCGTGCCGCAGGAAAGGTGGGCGTGGTCGGCAGGGTGGAGCCGGAGCCAGGTAATAGAGGCGCGGATACCGACGAGAAGGCTGCCCCAGGCGTGGAGGGCAAGGTGAGTTTCGGTGCAAGTGGTGAGGAGTGCTTCGAGTCGTGCGCCGGCAGCGGAGAAACGGCGGACTTGCGGGAGTTGGCTCCATCCGGCGAGGGGCAAGGTGAGCGCGGGGCGGTGAGCGACGGTGCGGAGGAATTGTCCGGCCGACGGAAACCAGAGGCGGAGGTCGCCTGGTCGAGCCGCTTCCGTCGAGGTAGTTATGGTGCCGTTGGCCAGGAAAACGATACGCAGGGACTCCGGAATGCCGCGCACGGAAAGGGTGACTGCAAATTCACGCGAGCCACCGGCGGCATGACGCAACGTTTCATCGTGCGCCGCGAGCATTCCCAGAGCAGGGAGGGCGGCGTGAAGATGAAGGGTTGCGAGGAGGAGCGGTGAAGGGGGCATGCGCCCGGAGGCCATGCGGTGAAAAGACAGACCGCAGGCGGCGGCGCCACCTTTTTCAGGAGCGCCCGAAAGGATGTTTCGGACGGGAGGGGCGGCGCATAAGGGCGAAGCCCAGACCCAGTGCACCGAAGATTTGCGCGGCGGCGGCGGGTTCGGGGACAGGTTGGGCGGTCAA is part of the Opitutus sp. genome and harbors:
- a CDS encoding aminotransferase class III-fold pyridoxal phosphate-dependent enzyme, with translation MNFTQSHALFRRAAAVIPGGIYGHTTPAATVPGAVPYFAAEGFGCRYRDVDGNTFIDFMGGYGPIVLGYHHPEVEAAADAARRLGAAFNHPTSLLVELAEALTARIDFADWAVFGKNGADLTTWSIMVAREVTGRPKILKIAGAYHGTQAWCTPGHGGLLPEDRTHIHEFAFNDVAALEALFARHRGAVAGLMLTPFHHPAYADSQLPTPEFVAAANRLCRENGALLILDDVRCGFRLSSDGSHTVYGYTPDLAVYCKALANGHPLSACVGRAVHQAAASRVFLTGSYWNDPAPMAAALSTLAIIERDKIPEKLAATGRRFVDGFLALGAKHGIPLAASGPPAMPYVRVADDPSFLRTQNLCAAAVAEGVFIHPHHNWFISAAMTDADIDDALQRLDRALATLAAGLNSRA